A genomic window from Exiguobacterium acetylicum DSM 20416 includes:
- a CDS encoding GNAT family N-acetyltransferase, with translation MLHTFPTLKTNRLVLREVLPADVTSVLAYLSDEHVVKQMGLAAFQSEADALEEIDWYASIRRDGTGIRFGIALQEDDVIIGSCGFLNQAERHQRAELGFELSPAYQGQGIAKEASLAVIEYGFTELSLNRIEALVLPANTASLRLLERLGFQREGLLRQYEKTRGQFDDLYMYSILRSDWFQI, from the coding sequence ATGTTACATACTTTCCCAACGCTTAAAACGAACCGTCTTGTCTTACGCGAAGTGTTACCAGCAGATGTTACGAGTGTCCTAGCCTATTTATCAGACGAACACGTCGTCAAACAGATGGGACTCGCCGCCTTTCAATCAGAAGCAGACGCGCTTGAAGAGATTGACTGGTATGCCTCGATTCGTCGCGATGGAACGGGTATCCGGTTCGGGATTGCGTTACAAGAAGACGATGTCATCATCGGCAGTTGCGGTTTCTTGAATCAAGCGGAACGCCATCAGCGGGCAGAACTTGGGTTTGAGTTGAGCCCTGCCTATCAGGGACAAGGCATCGCGAAGGAAGCATCGCTTGCGGTCATCGAATATGGCTTTACAGAACTTTCGCTCAACCGGATCGAAGCACTTGTCCTACCAGCAAACACCGCTTCGCTACGATTGCTTGAACGGCTCGGATTCCAGCGTGAAGGGTTGCTTCGTCAATATGAGAAAACGCGTGGACAATTCGATGATTTGTATATGTACTCGATATTGCGAAGTGATTGGTTTCAAATTTAA